The following proteins are co-located in the Manihot esculenta cultivar AM560-2 chromosome 7, M.esculenta_v8, whole genome shotgun sequence genome:
- the LOC110618528 gene encoding gallate 1-beta-glucosyltransferase 84A24 → MLFLSPPTQRGENMVSYSLVHVLLVSFPGQGHVNPLLRLGKRLASKGMLVTFSAPEVIGKRMRKANNITDQPVPVGDGFIRFEFFEDGWDEDDPRRQYLDQFLSQLELVGKQVISQMIKKYSEQGHPVSCLINNPFIPWVSDVAASLGLPSAMLWVQSCACFSAYYHYSRHLVPFPTEDNPEIDVQLPCVPLLKYDEVPSFLHPSTPYPFLGRAILGQFENIDKPFCILMETFQELEHELIEYMSKLCPILPVGPLFKDPKAPSATVKGDFLKADDCIEWLNSKPPSSVVYVSFGSVVSLKQDQLNEIAYGLLNSCVSFLWVFRPPPKDSVFEPADIPDEFLEKVGEKGKLVQWSPQDRVLAHPSVACFVTHCGWNSSMEALSSGMPVVAFPQWGDQVTDAKYLVDVFKVGVRLSRGEADKKLITRDEVEKCLLEATVGPKAAELKQNALKWKAAAEAAVADGGSSDRNIKAFVEEMMRKSIEITSKSSSLNGNVEELRV, encoded by the coding sequence ATGCTTTTTCTTTCTCCTCCAACTCAAAGAGGAGAAAATATGGTATCTTACTCtcttgttcatgtcctccttgttTCTTTCCCAGGCCAAGGCCATGTAAACCCTTTGCTTAGACTTGGCAAGCGTCTTGCATCTAAGGGCATGCTCGTCACCTTCTCTGCACCTGAAGTCATCGGAAAACGAATGAGAAAGGCCAACAACATCACCGATCAGCCTGTACCTGTTGGTGATGGGTTTATCAGGTTTGAATTCTTTGAAGATGGTTGGGATGAAGATGATCCTCGACGCCAATATCTTGATCAATTCTTATCTCAACTTGAGCTTGTTGGGAAACAAGTGATTTCTCAGATGATCAAGAAATATTCCGAGCAAGGTCACCCAGTTTCATGTCTCATCAACAATCCTTTTATCCCTTGGGTTTCTGATGTAGCTGCAAGTCTTGGTCTTCCTTCAGCAATGCTTTGGGTTCAATCATGTGCTTGTTTCTCGGCATATTATCATTATTCTCGTCATCTTGTGCCTTTCCCTACTGAGGATAATCCAGAGATCGATGTTCAGTTGCCTTGCGTGCCTCTTCTGAAATATGACGAAGTGCCTAGCTTCTTACATCCTTCAACTCCTTATCCTTTCTTGGGACGAGCAATTCTAGGGCAGTTCGAGAATATTGACAAGCCTTTCTGCATCTTGATGGAGACATTCCAAGAACTAGAGCATGAGCTTATCGAGTACATGTCCAAGCTTTGCCCTATCCTCCCTGTTGGTCCATTATTCAAGGACCCTAAAGCTCCATCAGCAACTGTCAAGGGAGATTTCTTAAAGGCCGATGATTGCATCGAATGGCTCAACTCCAAGCCACCCTCATCAGTTGTTTATGTTTCTTTTGGTAGCGTGGTGAGCTTAAAGCAAGACCAGCTTAACGAGATTGCTTACGGGCTTTTGAACTCTTGTGTTTCATTCTTGTGGGTTTTTAGACCACCTCCTAAAGATTCAGTCTTTGAACCAGCTGATATCCCAGATGAGTTCTTGGAAAAGGTAGGGGAGAAGGGAAAATTAGTACAGTGGAGTCCACAAGACAGAGTTCTAGCTCACCCATCAGTTGCATGCTTTGTGACCCACTGTGGATGGAACTCATCAATGGAAGCACTCTCCTCCGGCATGCCAGTGGTGGCTTTCCCTCAATGGGGTGACCAAGTCACTGATGCAAAGTACTTGGTCGATGTCTTCAAGGTTGGTGTGAGACTGAGCCGTGGAGAAGCCGATAAAAAATTGATTACACGAGACGAGGTGGAGAAATGCTTGCTTGAGGCAACCGTAGGACCCAAGGCGGCAGAGCTGAAACAGAATGCATTGAAATGGAAAGCAGCAGCGGAGGCTGCGGTGGCTGATGGTGGCTCCTCCGACAGGAACATAAAAGCTTTTGTTGAGGAAATGATGAGAAAAAGCATTGAGATCACTAGCAAGTCGAGCAGCCTAAATGGAAATGTAGAAGAGTTAAGAGTTTGA